In Chitinivorax sp. PXF-14, a single window of DNA contains:
- a CDS encoding TolC family outer membrane protein encodes MTKLPSRLAHLTVGVALALTLPKVLAADLMSSYHDAQKYDSQLAAARYAYEAGKEKQVQGRSQLLPQVGVDANYNHVNADFTAGNPVPGVLESKNASGNTYGASISARQPIYRAQNYTAYEQAKLATQASELQYRLAEQQLILRVAKAYFDALQARDSVTLAAAQKEAFSEQLAQAKKRFQVGVATITDTYEAQSRFDATNAQEIFSRNDLEVKLNALRQITGTAPDWLASLDPKMKPTQAEPNALDAWQDMAIKGNLGLQAQQQVLEISRYEVRRNREGHYPTLDLVGSYGDKRDTSGVARNGGTDDTRTATIGLQFNVPIYTGDALSSKTREAAANYEKAKQDTETTRRSIEQDTKAAFLGVTSGAAQVIALEQALVSAQSQLDATKTGQQVGVRTNVDVLNAQQQYYSTRFDLLKARYAYLLSKLNLAFAAGKLNETDLADINKQLVKN; translated from the coding sequence ATGACGAAGCTGCCCTCCCGCCTGGCCCACCTCACCGTCGGCGTCGCTCTGGCGCTCACGCTGCCCAAGGTGCTGGCGGCAGATCTGATGTCGTCCTATCACGATGCACAGAAGTACGATTCCCAGCTGGCCGCAGCGCGCTACGCCTATGAAGCCGGCAAGGAAAAGCAGGTGCAGGGGCGTTCGCAATTGCTGCCGCAGGTTGGCGTCGATGCCAACTATAACCATGTGAATGCGGATTTCACGGCGGGCAACCCCGTGCCTGGCGTGCTTGAGAGCAAGAATGCAAGCGGCAATACCTACGGCGCGTCGATCAGCGCCAGGCAGCCGATCTACCGCGCGCAGAACTACACCGCCTACGAGCAGGCCAAGCTCGCTACCCAGGCGTCCGAGCTGCAATATCGCCTGGCGGAGCAGCAACTCATCCTGCGCGTTGCCAAAGCCTATTTCGATGCGCTGCAGGCGCGCGATTCAGTCACGCTGGCAGCCGCCCAGAAGGAGGCCTTCTCGGAGCAGCTGGCACAAGCCAAGAAGCGCTTCCAGGTTGGTGTGGCGACGATTACCGACACCTATGAAGCGCAGTCCCGTTTCGACGCGACGAACGCGCAGGAGATTTTCTCCCGCAACGATCTCGAGGTGAAACTCAACGCCTTGCGCCAGATCACCGGCACGGCCCCGGACTGGCTCGCGTCGCTCGATCCCAAGATGAAGCCCACCCAGGCCGAGCCCAATGCCCTCGATGCCTGGCAGGATATGGCGATCAAGGGCAACCTGGGCCTGCAGGCGCAGCAGCAGGTGCTCGAAATCAGCCGCTACGAGGTGCGCCGCAACCGTGAAGGACATTATCCGACGCTGGATCTGGTCGGCAGCTATGGCGACAAGCGCGATACCAGCGGCGTAGCCCGCAACGGCGGAACGGACGACACCCGTACGGCGACGATCGGCCTGCAATTCAATGTGCCGATCTATACCGGCGATGCCCTGAGCTCGAAGACGCGCGAAGCGGCGGCAAACTACGAGAAGGCCAAGCAGGATACCGAAACCACGCGCCGTTCGATCGAGCAGGACACCAAGGCCGCCTTCCTCGGGGTGACCAGTGGCGCAGCCCAGGTCATCGCGCTCGAACAGGCGCTGGTGTCCGCACAGAGCCAGCTCGACGCCACCAAGACCGGTCAGCAGGTCGGGGTGCGCACCAACGTCGATGTGCTCAACGCGCAGCAGCAGTACTATTCCACCCGTTTTGACCTGCTCAAGGCGCGTTATGCCTACCTGCTGTCCAAGCTCAACCTGGCGTTTGCCGCCGGCAAGCTGAACGAGACGGACCTGGCGGACATCAACAAGCAGCTCGTCAAGAACTGA
- a CDS encoding FHA domain-containing protein, which produces MDASPVQLVRLGSDKLKPLPKMGKLLLYSGTELLQDIRLERGELTIGRRPDNDIRLDSLAVSGHHAKIRTIGSDSFLEDLNSTNGTLVNGQAVRKHVLEDGDKIDIAKFSFQYSKLTGAPSTCQLTAALTLLNSANAGQIIPLTKAVTTLGKPGALVVSIHRELGQFFIEQTEGGLRCLVNGVAIGNERHLLHDGDTLALHGNQFSVSIR; this is translated from the coding sequence ATGGATGCCTCGCCTGTTCAACTGGTTCGGCTCGGGTCGGACAAACTGAAGCCACTGCCGAAAATGGGAAAACTATTGCTGTATTCCGGCACCGAGCTCTTGCAGGATATCCGCCTGGAACGCGGCGAGCTGACCATCGGCCGCCGCCCCGACAACGACATCCGGCTCGACAGCCTGGCCGTCAGCGGCCACCACGCCAAGATCCGGACCATCGGCAGCGACTCGTTTCTCGAAGACCTGAACAGCACCAATGGGACGTTGGTGAATGGGCAAGCGGTTCGCAAGCACGTGCTGGAAGACGGCGACAAGATTGATATTGCCAAGTTCTCGTTCCAGTACAGCAAACTGACCGGCGCGCCCTCCACATGCCAGCTGACTGCAGCACTGACTTTGCTGAACTCTGCCAACGCCGGGCAGATCATTCCGCTGACCAAGGCTGTCACGACGCTCGGCAAGCCTGGTGCCTTGGTCGTCTCCATCCATCGCGAGCTCGGGCAGTTTTTCATCGAGCAAACCGAGGGCGGACTACGATGCCTGGTCAACGGTGTAGCAATTGGAAACGAACGTCATCTGTTGCATGACGGAGATACCTTGGCGCTGCACGGTAACCAGTTTTCGGTGTCAATTCGCTAG
- a CDS encoding prepilin-type N-terminal cleavage/methylation domain-containing protein: MKRVQQGFTLIELMIVVAIIGILAAVAIPAYQDYVSKAKFGNAQAIVEGFKTPVGICVQDQAGVLTGCSAGLAGIPAVPATMPTSVASVTVTDGVITVTADATAGGKTSILTPALDGPIVKWGQTGTCLAAGYCKQ, translated from the coding sequence ATGAAGCGCGTACAACAAGGTTTTACCCTGATTGAATTGATGATCGTTGTTGCGATCATCGGTATTTTGGCTGCCGTGGCGATCCCGGCCTATCAGGATTATGTTTCGAAGGCGAAATTCGGCAATGCGCAAGCGATTGTCGAGGGTTTCAAGACGCCTGTTGGCATTTGCGTGCAGGATCAGGCTGGTGTACTGACAGGTTGTAGCGCTGGCCTCGCTGGCATTCCGGCTGTGCCGGCGACGATGCCGACCTCGGTTGCTTCTGTCACTGTTACCGATGGGGTTATCACCGTGACTGCTGATGCCACTGCAGGCGGCAAGACTTCGATTCTGACGCCGGCACTCGATGGCCCGATCGTCAAGTGGGGCCAGACCGGTACTTGTTTGGCTGCCGGTTACTGCAAGCAATAA
- a CDS encoding protein kinase — translation MSNPLWMTRQRLALAGVILLLALLVVSPVSMAWERIAYGWLAARLAAGAALPFGMAAYGASLLLALGYGAALARGLSTSTAAIGAAVLSVGLLVAEVLGVAIAGAWLPLASAVMMPWAALLAWRLAGSKQPTKRTAQTDHYQRGLALQSQGRLDLALEAFRRAPTTPGLLDALYRLAAQLERDGNKGLAQTVLAHLLTLRPNYRDVAQRLTRKEVAEPVIQPRAMPARLGDYAIDGQLGRGSMGVVYRGHHVADGKPAAIKTMALAEEFEAGDLPDARERFLREAETAGGLQHPNIVTIYGAGEDQSLAYIAMELLDGHDLNRYTKPDQLLPIDTALEVAAAVASAIDYANRAGIVHRDIKPANIMYLPAGRQVKVTDFGVARVTDANRTRTGMVLGTPSYMSPEQLAGKKIDGRSDLYSLGVTLYQLLTGQLPFQGNSLAKLMYSIANERHRDISELRPELPRPLCRLIDRALDKAPDKRFQTGAEFALAIQQCREKLASKE, via the coding sequence ATGTCAAACCCCCTCTGGATGACGCGTCAGCGCCTGGCGCTGGCTGGCGTGATCTTGCTGCTGGCGCTGCTGGTCGTCAGCCCCGTGTCGATGGCATGGGAGCGCATCGCCTATGGCTGGCTTGCAGCCCGCCTTGCGGCCGGTGCGGCCTTGCCTTTTGGCATGGCCGCTTATGGCGCATCGCTATTGCTCGCCCTGGGGTATGGTGCCGCGCTGGCACGGGGGCTGAGCACGTCGACCGCCGCCATTGGTGCGGCCGTGCTGTCCGTCGGCTTGCTGGTGGCCGAAGTGTTGGGTGTGGCGATCGCCGGGGCGTGGCTGCCGCTTGCGAGCGCGGTGATGATGCCGTGGGCCGCGCTGCTTGCGTGGCGGCTGGCGGGGAGTAAGCAGCCTACAAAACGCACAGCGCAGACCGATCACTATCAACGAGGCCTGGCGTTGCAAAGCCAGGGGCGTCTCGACCTCGCGCTCGAAGCCTTCCGGCGAGCCCCCACGACGCCGGGGCTGCTCGATGCGCTGTACCGCCTGGCCGCGCAATTGGAGCGCGACGGCAACAAGGGGCTGGCGCAGACGGTGTTGGCGCACCTGCTGACACTGCGCCCCAATTACCGCGATGTGGCCCAGCGCCTGACCAGGAAAGAGGTTGCCGAGCCGGTGATACAGCCAAGGGCGATGCCGGCGAGGCTCGGCGACTACGCCATCGATGGCCAGCTCGGACGCGGCTCGATGGGCGTGGTCTATCGTGGCCATCATGTGGCCGACGGCAAGCCGGCTGCCATCAAGACCATGGCGCTGGCCGAAGAGTTCGAGGCCGGCGACCTGCCCGATGCGCGCGAGCGCTTCCTGCGCGAGGCCGAGACGGCCGGTGGGCTGCAACACCCGAACATCGTGACGATCTATGGCGCCGGCGAAGATCAATCGCTGGCCTATATCGCGATGGAGCTGCTCGACGGGCACGACCTCAATCGCTATACCAAGCCGGACCAGTTGTTGCCGATCGATACCGCGCTCGAGGTGGCTGCCGCCGTGGCCAGCGCGATCGACTATGCAAACCGCGCCGGGATCGTGCACCGCGACATCAAGCCAGCCAATATCATGTATCTGCCCGCCGGCAGGCAGGTCAAGGTCACGGATTTCGGTGTGGCGCGTGTCACCGATGCCAATCGCACGCGTACCGGCATGGTGCTGGGCACGCCATCCTATATGTCGCCCGAACAGCTGGCCGGGAAAAAGATCGATGGTCGCTCCGATCTGTATTCGCTTGGCGTCACCCTGTACCAGCTGCTCACTGGCCAGCTGCCATTTCAGGGCAACTCGCTGGCCAAGCTGATGTACAGTATCGCCAACGAAAGGCATCGGGACATCAGCGAGCTGCGTCCCGAACTGCCTCGCCCGTTGTGCCGCCTGATCGATCGGGCCCTGGACAAGGCGCCTGACAAACGCTTTCAAACCGGTGCAGAATTTGCGCTGGCAATACAGCAATGCCGAGAGAAACTCGCGAGTAAAGAATGA
- a CDS encoding response regulator transcription factor, whose product MDQQATVFVVDDDEAMRDSLAWLLESRGLKIACYASGEAFLAAYNPATPGCLVVDVRMPGISGTELHEKLKALNYDIPVIFITGHGDVPMAVRAVKRGAVDFLEKPFNDRDLLNTIEQSLEQDRANRERKSLNAGAANRLASLTAREREVMELVVAGKLNKIIADELGISIKTVEAHRAKVMEKVGVHSVAELVQIVMASKG is encoded by the coding sequence ATGGATCAGCAAGCCACCGTTTTTGTCGTCGATGACGACGAAGCCATGCGCGACTCGCTCGCCTGGCTGCTCGAATCACGCGGGCTCAAGATCGCCTGCTATGCCTCGGGCGAGGCTTTCCTGGCGGCCTACAACCCGGCCACGCCGGGCTGCCTGGTCGTGGATGTGCGCATGCCCGGCATCAGCGGCACCGAGCTGCACGAGAAGCTGAAGGCACTCAACTACGACATCCCCGTGATCTTCATCACCGGGCATGGCGACGTGCCGATGGCGGTGCGCGCAGTCAAACGCGGCGCCGTCGATTTCCTCGAAAAGCCGTTCAACGACCGCGACCTGCTCAACACCATCGAGCAAAGCCTGGAACAGGACCGCGCCAACCGCGAACGCAAATCCCTCAACGCCGGCGCCGCCAACCGCCTGGCCTCATTGACCGCACGCGAGCGCGAAGTGATGGAACTCGTCGTCGCCGGCAAGCTGAACAAGATCATCGCCGACGAACTGGGCATCAGCATCAAGACCGTCGAAGCGCACCGCGCCAAGGTGATGGAGAAAGTGGGCGTGCACTCGGTCGCAGAGCTGGTGCAGATTGTGATGGCGTCGAAGGGGTAG
- a CDS encoding prepilin-type N-terminal cleavage/methylation domain-containing protein has protein sequence MKRVQQGFTLIELMIVVAIIGILAAVAIPAYQDYVSKAKFGNAQAIVEGFKTPVAICVQDQAGVLTGCSAGLAGIPAVPATMPTSVASVTVTNGVITVTADATAGGKTSILTPALDGPIVKWGQTGTCLAAGYCKQ, from the coding sequence ATGAAGCGCGTACAACAAGGTTTTACCCTGATTGAATTGATGATCGTTGTTGCGATCATCGGTATTTTGGCTGCCGTGGCGATCCCGGCCTACCAGGATTATGTTTCGAAGGCAAAATTCGGCAATGCGCAAGCGATTGTCGAAGGCTTCAAGACGCCTGTTGCCATTTGCGTGCAGGATCAGGCTGGTGTACTGACAGGTTGTAGCGCTGGCCTCGCTGGCATTCCGGCTGTGCCGGCGACGATGCCGACCTCGGTTGCTTCTGTCACTGTTACCAATGGGGTTATCACCGTGACTGCTGATGCCACTGCAGGCGGCAAGACTTCGATTCTGACACCGGCACTCGATGGCCCGATCGTCAAGTGGGGCCAGACCGGTACTTGTTTGGCTGCCGGTTACTGCAAGCAATAA
- a CDS encoding Stp1/IreP family PP2C-type Ser/Thr phosphatase, translated as MTIKLSDALNMVCQSDSGLVREHNEDAVTIDPDHGFAILADGMGGYNAGEVASGMTVDILSQGLRQALTHSEPHRVDSESGHPNALAMLDGQIQLANAAVYEAAQTQVQCAGMGTTLVAALFYDNRLLVGHIGDSRLYRLRADRFEPLTRDHSLLQEQIDAGLVDPTEARFVDYKNLVTRALGIEPLVEVELNEYPVEVGDLYLMCSDGLNDMMRDGEIADILVCYRSDLRQAAQELIHAANDFGGRDNVSVILIDVRSAFPGGQKWMPRLFNWFGSGRTN; from the coding sequence ATGACAATAAAGCTCTCCGATGCGCTCAATATGGTGTGCCAGTCCGACTCCGGGCTCGTGCGCGAACACAATGAAGACGCGGTAACGATCGACCCCGACCATGGTTTCGCCATCCTGGCCGATGGCATGGGGGGCTATAACGCCGGCGAGGTGGCCTCCGGCATGACCGTGGACATCCTGTCGCAGGGCTTGCGGCAGGCGCTGACCCATAGCGAGCCGCACCGGGTCGACTCGGAAAGCGGCCACCCGAACGCGCTGGCCATGCTCGACGGCCAGATTCAGCTGGCCAACGCCGCCGTCTACGAGGCCGCCCAGACCCAGGTCCAATGCGCAGGCATGGGCACCACGCTGGTCGCCGCGCTGTTCTACGACAACCGCCTGCTGGTCGGCCATATTGGCGATTCGCGCTTGTACCGCCTGCGGGCCGATCGTTTCGAGCCCCTGACGCGTGATCACTCGCTGCTGCAGGAGCAGATCGACGCCGGCCTGGTCGACCCGACCGAGGCCCGTTTCGTCGACTACAAGAACCTCGTGACGCGCGCGCTCGGCATTGAGCCGCTGGTTGAAGTCGAGCTCAACGAATACCCGGTCGAGGTCGGCGACCTCTACCTGATGTGCTCGGATGGGCTCAACGACATGATGCGTGACGGGGAAATTGCCGACATCCTCGTCTGCTACCGTTCCGACTTGCGGCAGGCCGCGCAGGAGCTGATTCACGCCGCCAACGATTTCGGCGGGCGCGACAATGTCTCGGTAATCCTGATCGACGTCCGTAGCGCCTTTCCGGGCGGGCAGAAATGGATGCCTCGCCTGTTCAACTGGTTCGGCTCGGGTCGGACAAACTGA